The Channa argus isolate prfri chromosome 22, Channa argus male v1.0, whole genome shotgun sequence genome has a window encoding:
- the lrch2 gene encoding leucine-rich repeat and calponin homology domain-containing protein 2 isoform X1, translated as MGGETAAVRCYYCKSNFFFTKMASSQGGVGAVTALQSHHYSSGPRWSPGISQFQHQQHHTARSLDRALEDAVCSGILNLSGRKLREYPGGSYDLTDTTQADLSKNRLTEIPPEVCLFAPLESLNLYHNCIKCIPEAIINLQMLTFLDISRNLLSVLPKYLFNLPLKVLLVSNNKLVSVPEEIGKAKELMELDVSCNEIQVLPAQVGRLHALRELNVRKNCLHMLPEELADLPLIRLDFSCNKITEIPPAYRKLMQLQHIILDNNPMQSPPAQICLKGKVHIFKYLNIQACRMDKKPDTLDLPSLGKRCLPQPLTDSMEDFYPSKNHGPDSGIGSDNGDKRLSTTEPSDDDTVSLHSQVSETARADALSILSKMDSCKDQDLYDFIEPNPDEDPALSECDGQQNSHVSCIKELEKVLNMSHQSKDKDSWKEESGSDKEQPVEEEDDELKEVLDLRKIAVQLLQQEQQNRRRSLICRAESLIHRRRVTGRAHRFLSHSGSSSSKPRPPPQTARSASLDEGSSGASVLSRQPSSSCSFDGSLKIDQSDSEPKWPEVPPVLNQNEDRRRNKYLRKDYLKYKCQSSRKNSSGNDDCEEGLLNADFSTTLTVFGLKPRSAFTRGSRQEYSSTDPSFTMRRKMEHLREEMEQIGLLRQNIESRLKVLLPDDVGAALMDGVVLCHLANHICPRSVASIHVPSPAVPKLSMAKCRRNVENFLDACKKLGVPQDQLCLPHHILEERGLVKVGVTVQALLDLSTSKPTHLSAV; from the exons ATGGGCGGAGAAACTGCCGCTGTGCGCTGTTATTATTGTAAGAGTAATTTCTTTTTTACGAAAATGGCGTCTAGTCAGGGAGGTGTGGGAGCTGTCACGGCTCTACAAAGCCATCACTACTCTAGCGGACCTCGCTGGAGCCCGGGAATCAGCCAGTTTCAGCACCAGCAGCACCACACGGCCCGCAGTCTGGACCGGGCTCTGGAGGATGCCGTGTGCTCGGGGATACTGAACCTGAGCGGTAGGAAGCTGAGGGAGTATCCGGGGGGGAGCTACGATCTCACCGATACAACACAAGCAG ATTTGTCCAAGAATCGCCTCACAGAAATTCCCCCAGAAGTGTGTCTGTTTGCTCCCCTCGAGTCACTAAACCTCTACCACAACTGCATTAAGTGCATCCCAGAAGCCATCATCAATCTGCAGATGCTCACTTTTCTTGACATCAG TCGAAATCTCCTGTCAGTTTTGCCAAAATACCTGTTCAACCTCCCCCTCAAAGTTCTGCTTGTGAGCAACAACAAGCTTGTGTCCGTCCCTGAAGAGATCGGCAAGGCAAAAGAGTTGATGGAACTG GATGTGAGCTGTAATGAAATCCAGGTGTTGCCCGCTCAGGTGGGGAGGCTACATGCCTTACGAGAACTCAATGTCAGGAAGAACTGTCTTCACATGCTGCCTGAGG AGTTGGCTGACCTGCCTCTCATACGACTTGACTTCTCCTGCAATAAGatcacagagattcctccagCCTACAGAAAACTTATGCAGCTGCAGCACATCATCCTAGACAACAATCCTATGCAGTCTCCACCCGCACAG ATTTGTCTCAAAGGCAAAGTGCACATATTCAAGTACCTAAACATTCAGGCATGCAGGATGGACAAGAAACCAGACACTTTGGACCTTCCTTCGCTCGGCAAACGCTGCCTTCCACAGCCACTTACAGATAG catGGAAGATTTTTATCCCAGTAAGAATCATGGGCCTGACTCTGGAATTGGCAGTGACAATGGTGACAAGAGGCTTTCTACAACAGAG CCTTCAGATGATGATACAGTCAGCCTGCACTCTCAGGTTTCAGAGACAGCACGTGCGGATGCTCTCTCTATCCTCTCCAAAATGGACTCTTGCAAAG ATCAGGATCTCTATGACTTTATAGAGCCCAATCCCGATGAGGATCCTGCTCTGTCAGAGTGTGATGGGCAGCAGAATAGTCATGTGTCTTGTATAAAG gaATTGGAAAAAGTTCTTAATATGTCTCACCAAAGCAAAGATAAAGACAGCTGGAAAGAGGAGTCGGG TTCTGATAAGGAGCAGCCAGttgaggaagaggatgatgagCTGAAGGAAGTGCTAGATCTGAGGAAGATTGCTGTTCAGCTTttgcagcaggagcagcagaacAG ACGACGGTCCTTAATTTGCAGAGCAGAGAGTCTTATTCACCGACGAAGAGTAACTGGCCGGGCACATAG ATTCCTGAGTCACTCTGGAAGCTCCAGCAGCAAACCGAGGCCCCCACCTCAGACCGCTCGCAG TGCTTCTTTGGATGAAGGAAGTAGTGGAGCATCAGTGCTAAGCAGACAG CCTTCCTCCTCGTGCTCCTTTGACGGGAGCCTGAAGATAGATCAGTCAGATTCAGAGCCAAAGTGGCCCGAGGTACCACCTGTCCTCAATCAGAATGAGGATCGCAGAAGGAATAAGTATCTGAGAAAAGATTATTTGAAG TACAAGTGTCAGAGTTCTCGGAAGAACTCCAGTGGGAATGATGACTGCGAG GAGGGCTTGCTCAATGCTGATTTCAGCACCACTTTGACAGTGTTTGGACTAAAGCCAAGATCAG ctttcacCAGAGGAAGTCGTCAGGAGTACAGTTCAACAGACCCTAGTTTTACTATGAGAAGGAAGATGGAGCACTTGAGAGAGGAAATGGAGCAGATAGGACTCCTACGCCAG AACATTGAATCCAGACTGAAAGTATTGCTGCCCGATGATGTTGGAGCAGCACTAATGGATGGGGTTGTCCTTTGTCATTTAGCCAATCACATTTGTCCTCGTTCTGTTGCCAGCATTCATGTGCCATCACCTGCAGTG CCAAAGCTAAGCATGGCTAAATGTCGTAGAAATGTGGAAAACTTCTTGGATGCCTGTAAGAAGCTGGGAGTCCCACAG GACCAGCTGTGTCTGCCGCATCACATCCTAGAAGAGCGCGGTCTGGTGAAGGTGGGTGTGACTGTCCAGGCTCTGCTCGACTTGTCCACATCAAAGCccacacatctgtcagctgtttGA
- the lrch2 gene encoding leucine-rich repeat and calponin homology domain-containing protein 2 isoform X2: MGGETAAVRCYYCKSNFFFTKMASSQGGVGAVTALQSHHYSSGPRWSPGISQFQHQQHHTARSLDRALEDAVCSGILNLSGRKLREYPGGSYDLTDTTQADLSKNRLTEIPPEVCLFAPLESLNLYHNCIKCIPEAIINLQMLTFLDISRNLLSVLPKYLFNLPLKVLLVSNNKLVSVPEEIGKAKELMELDVSCNEIQVLPAQVGRLHALRELNVRKNCLHMLPEELADLPLIRLDFSCNKITEIPPAYRKLMQLQHIILDNNPMQSPPAQICLKGKVHIFKYLNIQACRMDKKPDTLDLPSLGKRCLPQPLTDSMEDFYPSKNHGPDSGIGSDNGDKRLSTTEPSDDDTVSLHSQVSETARADALSILSKMDSCKDQDLYDFIEPNPDEDPALSECDGQQNSHVSCIKELEKVLNMSHQSKDKDSWKEESGSDKEQPVEEEDDELKEVLDLRKIAVQLLQQEQQNRFLSHSGSSSSKPRPPPQTARSASLDEGSSGASVLSRQPSSSCSFDGSLKIDQSDSEPKWPEVPPVLNQNEDRRRNKYLRKDYLKYKCQSSRKNSSGNDDCEEGLLNADFSTTLTVFGLKPRSAFTRGSRQEYSSTDPSFTMRRKMEHLREEMEQIGLLRQNIESRLKVLLPDDVGAALMDGVVLCHLANHICPRSVASIHVPSPAVPKLSMAKCRRNVENFLDACKKLGVPQDQLCLPHHILEERGLVKVGVTVQALLDLSTSKPTHLSAV, from the exons ATGGGCGGAGAAACTGCCGCTGTGCGCTGTTATTATTGTAAGAGTAATTTCTTTTTTACGAAAATGGCGTCTAGTCAGGGAGGTGTGGGAGCTGTCACGGCTCTACAAAGCCATCACTACTCTAGCGGACCTCGCTGGAGCCCGGGAATCAGCCAGTTTCAGCACCAGCAGCACCACACGGCCCGCAGTCTGGACCGGGCTCTGGAGGATGCCGTGTGCTCGGGGATACTGAACCTGAGCGGTAGGAAGCTGAGGGAGTATCCGGGGGGGAGCTACGATCTCACCGATACAACACAAGCAG ATTTGTCCAAGAATCGCCTCACAGAAATTCCCCCAGAAGTGTGTCTGTTTGCTCCCCTCGAGTCACTAAACCTCTACCACAACTGCATTAAGTGCATCCCAGAAGCCATCATCAATCTGCAGATGCTCACTTTTCTTGACATCAG TCGAAATCTCCTGTCAGTTTTGCCAAAATACCTGTTCAACCTCCCCCTCAAAGTTCTGCTTGTGAGCAACAACAAGCTTGTGTCCGTCCCTGAAGAGATCGGCAAGGCAAAAGAGTTGATGGAACTG GATGTGAGCTGTAATGAAATCCAGGTGTTGCCCGCTCAGGTGGGGAGGCTACATGCCTTACGAGAACTCAATGTCAGGAAGAACTGTCTTCACATGCTGCCTGAGG AGTTGGCTGACCTGCCTCTCATACGACTTGACTTCTCCTGCAATAAGatcacagagattcctccagCCTACAGAAAACTTATGCAGCTGCAGCACATCATCCTAGACAACAATCCTATGCAGTCTCCACCCGCACAG ATTTGTCTCAAAGGCAAAGTGCACATATTCAAGTACCTAAACATTCAGGCATGCAGGATGGACAAGAAACCAGACACTTTGGACCTTCCTTCGCTCGGCAAACGCTGCCTTCCACAGCCACTTACAGATAG catGGAAGATTTTTATCCCAGTAAGAATCATGGGCCTGACTCTGGAATTGGCAGTGACAATGGTGACAAGAGGCTTTCTACAACAGAG CCTTCAGATGATGATACAGTCAGCCTGCACTCTCAGGTTTCAGAGACAGCACGTGCGGATGCTCTCTCTATCCTCTCCAAAATGGACTCTTGCAAAG ATCAGGATCTCTATGACTTTATAGAGCCCAATCCCGATGAGGATCCTGCTCTGTCAGAGTGTGATGGGCAGCAGAATAGTCATGTGTCTTGTATAAAG gaATTGGAAAAAGTTCTTAATATGTCTCACCAAAGCAAAGATAAAGACAGCTGGAAAGAGGAGTCGGG TTCTGATAAGGAGCAGCCAGttgaggaagaggatgatgagCTGAAGGAAGTGCTAGATCTGAGGAAGATTGCTGTTCAGCTTttgcagcaggagcagcagaacAG ATTCCTGAGTCACTCTGGAAGCTCCAGCAGCAAACCGAGGCCCCCACCTCAGACCGCTCGCAG TGCTTCTTTGGATGAAGGAAGTAGTGGAGCATCAGTGCTAAGCAGACAG CCTTCCTCCTCGTGCTCCTTTGACGGGAGCCTGAAGATAGATCAGTCAGATTCAGAGCCAAAGTGGCCCGAGGTACCACCTGTCCTCAATCAGAATGAGGATCGCAGAAGGAATAAGTATCTGAGAAAAGATTATTTGAAG TACAAGTGTCAGAGTTCTCGGAAGAACTCCAGTGGGAATGATGACTGCGAG GAGGGCTTGCTCAATGCTGATTTCAGCACCACTTTGACAGTGTTTGGACTAAAGCCAAGATCAG ctttcacCAGAGGAAGTCGTCAGGAGTACAGTTCAACAGACCCTAGTTTTACTATGAGAAGGAAGATGGAGCACTTGAGAGAGGAAATGGAGCAGATAGGACTCCTACGCCAG AACATTGAATCCAGACTGAAAGTATTGCTGCCCGATGATGTTGGAGCAGCACTAATGGATGGGGTTGTCCTTTGTCATTTAGCCAATCACATTTGTCCTCGTTCTGTTGCCAGCATTCATGTGCCATCACCTGCAGTG CCAAAGCTAAGCATGGCTAAATGTCGTAGAAATGTGGAAAACTTCTTGGATGCCTGTAAGAAGCTGGGAGTCCCACAG GACCAGCTGTGTCTGCCGCATCACATCCTAGAAGAGCGCGGTCTGGTGAAGGTGGGTGTGACTGTCCAGGCTCTGCTCGACTTGTCCACATCAAAGCccacacatctgtcagctgtttGA